One genomic window of Dehalococcoidia bacterium includes the following:
- a CDS encoding DUF3090 family protein encodes MTTDFGLARGIDAQTFGQPGQRTFRLRIVGEDAQTASLWLEKEQIQALSLALKQMLAQLEYDKEPPAADAGDFPIVADHDFRVGRMGMGFNAGDRTVILFTYEVGVEDDETPTLRARLSQEACASLGALLDDIIAGGRPLCPLCGVPMEADGHGCVRANGHSKQPIPDEESDEDAG; translated from the coding sequence ATGACGACGGACTTCGGCCTTGCGCGCGGCATCGACGCGCAGACGTTCGGACAGCCTGGCCAGCGCACGTTCCGGCTGCGGATCGTCGGCGAGGACGCGCAGACGGCGTCACTCTGGCTCGAGAAGGAGCAGATCCAGGCGCTGAGCCTCGCGCTCAAGCAGATGCTCGCCCAGCTCGAGTACGACAAAGAGCCGCCGGCGGCCGACGCGGGCGACTTTCCGATCGTCGCGGACCATGACTTTCGCGTTGGCCGGATGGGCATGGGCTTCAACGCGGGGGACCGCACGGTGATCCTGTTCACGTATGAAGTGGGCGTCGAGGACGACGAGACGCCGACGTTGCGAGCGCGCTTGTCGCAGGAAGCGTGCGCATCGTTAGGGGCGCTGCTCGACGACATCATCGCCGGCGGGCGTCCGCTGTGCCCGTTGTGCGGCGTGCCGATGGAGGCCGACGGTCATGGCTGCGTGCGCGCGAACGGGCATTCGAAGCAGCCGATCCCGGATGAGGAATCGGATGAGGATGCTGGTTGA